The Sediminispirochaeta smaragdinae DSM 11293 genome has a segment encoding these proteins:
- a CDS encoding transketolase: MKNKYRLSHSEIAIKARSIRKKIIEMNAHAGAGHTGTDLSEVDILATLYFHILNVDNERPDDPDRDRFILSKGHGAGGYYCTLAEAGFIEEELLQTYLQADSKLPGHPVRQKTTGVELNTGALGHGLPVGVGLALAAKKQNKSWKSYVLLGDGELGEGSNWEAAMAASHYKLDNLTAIIDRNTLQLADRTEKIMGLEPLADKWKAFGFEVHQTDGNDPQSLLECFASLEAGNNRPKLIIARTTKGKGISFIEDKASWHHRIPVGNEVFAAIKELE; this comes from the coding sequence ATGAAAAACAAATACCGGCTGTCTCACTCCGAAATAGCCATAAAAGCACGTAGTATCAGAAAAAAAATCATAGAAATGAATGCTCATGCGGGGGCAGGCCATACAGGTACGGATCTTTCCGAGGTCGACATCCTGGCGACCCTCTACTTTCATATCCTGAATGTCGACAACGAAAGGCCTGATGACCCGGATAGGGATCGTTTTATCCTCAGTAAGGGACATGGAGCCGGAGGCTATTATTGCACCCTTGCCGAAGCCGGATTCATCGAAGAAGAACTGCTGCAAACCTATTTGCAGGCGGATTCGAAATTACCGGGACATCCCGTCAGGCAAAAAACAACCGGAGTGGAGTTGAATACAGGAGCCCTCGGCCACGGTCTCCCGGTAGGCGTGGGGCTTGCTCTCGCAGCCAAAAAGCAAAACAAGAGTTGGAAAAGCTATGTATTGCTCGGAGATGGGGAACTGGGCGAAGGCTCGAACTGGGAGGCTGCCATGGCGGCAAGTCATTACAAGCTGGACAATCTCACGGCAATCATCGACCGAAACACCCTGCAGCTTGCCGATCGTACCGAAAAAATCATGGGGCTTGAGCCCCTGGCCGATAAGTGGAAGGCTTTCGGCTTCGAGGTACATCAGACCGATGGAAATGATCCCCAGTCACTACTGGAATGCTTTGCCAGCCTCGAGGCAGGAAATAATCGGCCGAAACTCATTATCGCCCGAACCACAAAGGGCAAAGGGATATCGTTTATTGAAGATAAGGCATCCTGGCACCACAGAATTCCAGTGGGTAACGAAGTGTTTGCCGCAATCAAGGAGTTGGAATAA
- a CDS encoding D-ribose ABC transporter substrate-binding protein, which produces MKKTAIIFLLLTFMTVGLWASGDQEAKSEKKGNTIFIITPSHDNPFFKTEAVAADDEAKKMGYATTVLSHDDDANLQDQQFDTAIAAGALAIIVDNAGADATIGPVRRAKEAGIPSFLIDREINETGLAVSQIVSNNYQGAVIGAEKFVELMGEEGKFVELVGKESDTNAGIRSKGYHEILDQYPALEMVARQSANWSQTEAYEKMESILQANPDIKGVICGNDTMAMGAMAALKAAGMGDVIVVGFDGSNDVRDSILAGDIKATVLQTCAYNARLAVQQADKYIETGSTGAPEKQLTDCVLIDSSNAKKLDNFVLEQ; this is translated from the coding sequence GTGAAAAAGACGGCGATAATTTTTCTTTTGCTAACGTTTATGACCGTTGGATTGTGGGCATCCGGAGATCAGGAGGCGAAATCGGAAAAAAAGGGTAATACCATCTTTATTATTACACCTTCCCACGACAACCCCTTTTTCAAAACCGAAGCTGTGGCCGCCGATGACGAGGCAAAGAAAATGGGATACGCAACAACGGTGCTTTCCCATGATGACGATGCAAACCTGCAGGATCAGCAGTTCGATACCGCCATTGCCGCCGGTGCACTGGCTATCATCGTGGACAATGCAGGTGCGGATGCAACGATCGGTCCCGTGAGACGGGCAAAAGAGGCGGGGATCCCCAGCTTTCTTATCGACCGCGAGATCAATGAAACAGGCCTTGCCGTCAGTCAGATCGTATCGAACAACTACCAGGGAGCGGTTATCGGTGCCGAAAAATTCGTCGAACTGATGGGTGAGGAAGGAAAGTTTGTAGAGCTGGTCGGCAAAGAATCCGACACCAATGCGGGTATCCGGTCAAAGGGGTATCACGAGATTCTCGACCAATATCCGGCCCTTGAGATGGTTGCCAGGCAGAGTGCAAACTGGAGTCAAACCGAAGCCTATGAAAAGATGGAATCGATCCTGCAGGCCAACCCCGATATCAAAGGTGTTATCTGCGGTAATGATACCATGGCAATGGGAGCTATGGCCGCGTTAAAGGCTGCGGGTATGGGCGATGTTATCGTTGTCGGCTTCGACGGATCAAATGATGTACGTGATTCCATCCTTGCGGGCGACATCAAGGCTACCGTTCTCCAAACCTGTGCATATAATGCACGCCTTGCCGTTCAGCAGGCAGACAAATACATCGAGACAGGTTCGACAGGTGCCCCCGAAAAACAGCTTACCGACTGCGTACTCATCGACAGCAGCAATGCGAAAAAATTGGACAATTTCGTACTGGAGCAGTAG
- a CDS encoding transketolase family protein, whose amino-acid sequence MKAGLRETMVEVMTEEAEKGKNLVVMVSDSTSTSKIQPFQEKFPEKVVNVGIAEQNLIGAAAGMALGGMIPITANAAPFLIGRSNEQVKNDICYSNTNVKLVGLNPGFAYGPLGPTHHCIDDISVMRGFGNITIFTPQDPREVRALFHYLLSHEGPAYIRLDSFSCENLPGTSENFKPGALTFHRGGSGDDCDLAIICLGTASHAGLAAAERLASEGINAAVVGISSIRPIDRGALSAVIASCGRVLTVEEHSAHGGIGSLAAEVIAENGLSAILKRLAIPEGQFAPASPVPAIQKAYQLDSEGIVAATHTFLRQTRKDD is encoded by the coding sequence ATGAAAGCGGGATTACGAGAAACAATGGTCGAAGTAATGACAGAAGAGGCCGAAAAGGGCAAAAACCTTGTGGTCATGGTGAGCGACTCGACTTCAACATCAAAAATACAACCCTTTCAGGAAAAATTTCCGGAGAAGGTGGTGAATGTCGGTATTGCGGAACAAAATCTGATTGGTGCGGCGGCGGGGATGGCCCTGGGAGGAATGATTCCGATAACAGCGAATGCAGCCCCTTTTCTAATCGGCCGATCAAACGAGCAGGTCAAGAACGATATCTGCTACTCAAATACCAACGTGAAGCTTGTCGGGCTCAATCCCGGCTTTGCCTATGGTCCCCTCGGTCCGACCCACCACTGTATCGATGACATATCGGTCATGAGAGGTTTTGGAAATATTACGATCTTTACCCCCCAGGATCCGAGAGAGGTCCGTGCCCTCTTTCACTACCTCCTTTCCCATGAGGGACCAGCCTACATTCGTCTCGATTCCTTCAGCTGCGAAAACCTGCCGGGCACATCGGAAAACTTCAAACCCGGGGCCCTGACCTTCCATAGAGGCGGAAGCGGGGACGATTGTGATCTTGCAATCATCTGTCTCGGTACCGCCTCTCATGCAGGCCTTGCCGCGGCCGAACGCCTCGCATCCGAGGGCATTAATGCGGCAGTCGTCGGAATATCCTCCATTCGCCCCATAGACCGGGGGGCTCTTTCAGCGGTGATAGCAAGCTGCGGCAGGGTCCTTACCGTGGAAGAACACTCCGCCCATGGGGGAATAGGGAGCCTTGCGGCGGAAGTGATTGCGGAAAACGGGCTGTCGGCCATACTCAAGCGGCTTGCGATACCCGAGGGTCAGTTTGCCCCCGCAAGTCCCGTTCCGGCTATTCAAAAAGCGTATCAGCTCGACAGCGAAGGAATAGTGGCGGCAACACATACATTTCTCCGGCAAACAAGGAAGGACGATTAA